The following are from one region of the Cottoperca gobio chromosome 13, fCotGob3.1, whole genome shotgun sequence genome:
- the lrch3 gene encoding leucine-rich repeat and calponin homology domain-containing protein 3 isoform X2 → MAASVLLGSVVNTGHNFTVGGGSGNVLVGNNTGVGPASWNRSLDRALDEASATGSLNLSGRKLKEFPRSAANHDLTDTTRADVSRNRLPELPLEVCLFVSLESLNLYQNCLRTLPESLLNLQALTYLNLSRNQLSILPAVVCSLPLKVLIACNNKLVSLPEEVGQLRHLTELDVSCNEIQTLPSQVGQLEALRDLNIRRNLLVHLPPELAELPLVRLDFSCNKVTSIPVCYRKLSQLQSIVLDNNPLQTPPAQICIKGKVHIFKFLNLEASKTTPELPDYDRRPLTFSSCVDELYPGRPYGALDSGFNSVDSGDKRWSGNEPTEELSELPLRVADISREQRQRGTLLANGTHVELEQIDFIDSCVGEEEEEEGRSRAAGGGDGASLSSQFMAYIERRITREGSPVKTNSRTEDTRRHNRNVVDGVTAPSGSQTQF, encoded by the exons ATGGCGGCCTCGGTGTTGCTGGGCTCTGTGGTCAACACCGGACACAACTTCACGGTTGGAGGCGGCAGCGGGAATGTTTTAGTCGGGAATAATACCGGAGTGGGACCGGCATCTTGGAACCGTTCTCTGGACCGGGCGCTGGACGAAGCCTCGGCCACCGGGAGCCTGAACCTCAGCGGCAGGAAGCTGAAGGAGTTCCCCCGGAGCGCCGCCAACCACGACCTGACGGACACCACCAGGGCCG atgtgtCTCGTAACCGTCTGCCGGAGCTTCCTCTGGaggtttgtctctttgtgtctctggaGAGTCTGAACCTTTACCAGAACTGTCTGAGGACTCTGCCAGAGAGTCTGCTCAACCTGCAGGCCCTCACCTACCTGAACCTCAg tcggAACCAGCTGTCTATCCTCCCTGCAGTGGTCTGCAGTCTCCCTCTGAAGGTTCTGATCGCCTGCAACAACAAACTGGTTTCTCTTCCAGAAGAAGTGGGACAGCTGAGACACCTCACCGAGCTG GATGTGAGCTGTAATGAGATCCAGACGCTCCCGTCTCAGGTGGGTCAACTGGAGGCTCTACGAGACCTGAACATCAGGAGGAACCTCCTGGTGCACCTACCTCCAG AGCTGGCCGAGCTTCCTCTGGTGCGTCTGGACTTCTCTTGTAACAAAGTGACGTCCATCCCCGTCTGTTACCGGAAGCTCTCTCAGCTGCAGAGCATCGTCCTCGACAACAACCCTCTGCAGACGCCACCTGCACAG ATCTGTATCAAAGGGAAGGTGCACATATTTAAGTTTCTGAACCTGGAGGCCAGCAAGACGACGCCGGAACTACCGGACTACGACAGACGACCTTTGACCTTCAGCTCCTG cgTGGACGAGCTTTACCCCGGACGTCCGTACGGAGCACTGGACTCTGGCTTCAACAGCGTCGACAGCGGAGACAAGAGATGGTCGGGGAACGAG cCCACAGAGGAGCTGTCAGAACTGCCGCTGAGAGTCGCTGACatcagcagagagcagagacagagaggaactCTGCTGGCTAACGGCACAC ATGTGGAGCTGGAGCAGATAGACTTCATCGACAGCTGTgtgggggaggaagaggaggaggaggggaggagtcGAGCTGCAGGCGGGGGGGACGGCGCCAGCCTCAGCTCTCAGTTCATGGCTTACATCGAGAGACGCATCACCAGAGAG GGTTCTCCAGTAAAAACCAACTCGAGGACAGAAGACACGAGGAGACACAACAG GAATGTGGTTGATGGTGTCACAGCGCCCTCTGGCTCCCAGACtcag TTTTAG
- the abcf3 gene encoding ATP-binding cassette sub-family F member 3 — protein sequence MATYVDILKSEFPEIDTEVFDYITGVLDSCGADFEDGEEVYDAIGGVLQEVSADSKNEDDVKDICLQMFNTLQLNNHHGTQRQVLLDAPVQLSQISADNVCAADDVQGIWMMKRGQNTTVDAKKLEKAEAKLKAKHDRRNEKDCLKPSTPIVLEEASASQASSKKDSRVDLSGKNRSYDIRIENFDVSFGERCLLQGAELSLSTGRRYGLIGRNGLGKTTLLKMLASRNLRVPAHISILHVEQEVAGDETGALQSVLLSDTLREGLLTEEKTLNARIANGTGDGMESVRLTEIYGKLEEIEADKAPARASVILAGLGFSPKMQQQTTKEFSGGWRMRLALARALFGRPDLLLLDEPTNMLDVRAILWLETYLQTWQTTILVVSHDRNFLNAVVTDIVHLHNQRLDSYRGDYENFIKTKEDRLKNQQREYEAQLQYRQHIQVFIDRFRYNANRAAQVQSKLKLLERLPELVPLEKETEVTLKFPDNFEKLSPPILQLDEVEFYYTPDRCLFSGLNLSADLESRICIVGENGAGKTTVLKLLMGELTPVNGVRQSHRNLKIGYFSQHHVDQLDMNVCSVELLLNRFPGRPEEEYRHQLGGYGITGELATRPVASLSGGQKSRVAFAQMTMPCPNFYVLDEPTNHLDMETIEALAKSLNKFRGGVILVSHDERLIRLVCKELWVCDNGKVGRVDGGFDEYRDILHEQFRKEGYL from the exons ATGGCGACGTACGTGGACATCCTGAAGAGCGAGTTTCCTGAAATCGACACGGAGGTTTTCGACTACATCACAG GTGTTTTAGACAGCTGTGGAGCAGATTTCGAGGATGGGGAAGAGGTTTACGACGCCATCGGAGGAGTCCTGCAGGAAGTTTCTGCTGACAGTAAGAATGAGGACGATGTCAAAGACATCTGCCTCCAGATGTTCAACACTCTCCAACT GAATAACCATCATGGCACTCAGAGGCAGGTGTTGTTGGACGCTCCAGTTCAACTCTCTCAAATCTCTGCAGACAACG TTTGTGCAGCAGATGACGTTCAGGGTATCTGGATGATGAAACGTGGTCAGAACACA aCGGTGGACGCTAAGAAGCTGGAGAAGGCTGAGGCGAAGCTGAAGGCTAAACATGACCGCCGGAACGAGAAGGACTGTCTGAAACCCTCCACCCCAAT AGTCCTGGAGGAGGCATCGGCCAGTCAGGCGAGCAGTAAGAAAGACAGCAGAGTCGACCTATCAGGGAAGAACCGCAGCTACGACATCCGCATCGAGAACTTTGATGTTTCATTTGGAGAAAG GTGTTTGCTGCAGGGGGCGGAGCTATCTCTGTCGACGGGCCGGCGGTACGGTCTGATTGGCCGAAACGGTTTGGGAAAGACGACGCTGTTGAAGATGTTGGCCAGTCGTAACCTCCGCGTCCCGGCTCACATCTCGATCCTCCACGTGGAACAGGAAGTGGCGGGAGATGAGACGGGCGCGCTGCAGAGCGTCCTGCTGAGCGACACACTGAGAGAGGGGCTGCTAACCGAGGAGAAGACGCTCAACGCTCGCATCGCCAACGGAAC TGGTGACGGGATGGAGAGCGTCAGACTGACAGAGATCTACGGCAagctggaggagatagaggccgACAAAGCTCCGGCCCG AGCCTCCGTCATCCTGGCGGGTCTCGGATTCTCCCCCAAAATGCAACAGCAGACTACCAA ggagtTTTCAGGAGGATGGAGGATGAGGCTGGCGTTGGCCAGAGCTCTGTTTGGTCG GCcggacctgctgctgctggacg AGCCGACCAACATGCTGGATGTCAGAGCCATCCTCTGGTTGGAGACTTACCTGCAG ACGTGGCAGACCACCATCTTGGTCGTCTCCCACGACAGAAACTTCCTTAACGCCGTGGTAACGGACATCGTCCACCTGCACAACCAGAGGCTGGACAGTTACCGTGGTGATTACGAAAACTTCATTAAAACCAAAGAAGACAGACTGAAAAACCAGCAGAGAGAGTACGAGGCTCAGCTGCAGTACAGACAACATATACAG GTGTTTATCGACAGATTTCGGTACAACGCTAACAGGGCAGCTCAGGTCCAGAGCAAACTGAAACTGCTGGAGAGGCT ACCTGAACTGGTGCCCCTTGAAAAAGAAACGGAGGTCACTTTGAA GTTTCCAGATAACTTTGAGAAGTTGTCTCCTCCCATCCTGCAGTTGGATGAAGTAGAGTTTTATTACACTCCAGACCGCTGTCTCTTCTCTGGACTCAACCTGTCAGCCGACCTTGAGTCTCGCATCTGCATC GTCGGTGAAAATGGCGCCGGTAAAACAACCGTCCTCAAGCTGCTGATGGGCGAGCTGACGCCGGTCAACGGAGTAAGACAATCTCACAG GAACTTGAAGATCGGTTACTTCAGTCAGCATCATGTGGACCAGCTGGACATGAACGTCTGCtctgtggagctgctgctcaACCGCTTCCCCG GTCGGCCGGAGGAGGAGTACCGCCACCAGCTGGGAGGTTACGGTATCACCGGAGAGCTCGCCACGAGGCCGGTGGCCAGTCTTTCCGGAGGGCAGAAGAGCCGGGTGGCCTTCGCTCAGATGACCATGCCCTG TCCAAACTTCTACGTCCTTGACGAACCGACCAACCACCTGGACATGGAGACCATCGAGGCGCTGGCTAAATCTCTCAACAAGTTcagg GGGGGGGTCATCCTGGTGTCTCACGACGAGCGTCTGATCCGCTTGGTGTGTAAGGAGCTGTGGGTTTGTGACAACGGGAAAGTCGGACGCGTCGACGGCGGCTTCGACGAGTACAGAGACATCCTGCACGAGCAGTTCAGGAAGGAGGGTTACCTGTGA
- the lrch3 gene encoding leucine-rich repeat and calponin homology domain-containing protein 3 isoform X1, giving the protein MAASVLLGSVVNTGHNFTVGGGSGNVLVGNNTGVGPASWNRSLDRALDEASATGSLNLSGRKLKEFPRSAANHDLTDTTRADVSRNRLPELPLEVCLFVSLESLNLYQNCLRTLPESLLNLQALTYLNLSRNQLSILPAVVCSLPLKVLIACNNKLVSLPEEVGQLRHLTELDVSCNEIQTLPSQVGQLEALRDLNIRRNLLVHLPPELAELPLVRLDFSCNKVTSIPVCYRKLSQLQSIVLDNNPLQTPPAQICIKGKVHIFKFLNLEASKTTPELPDYDRRPLTFSSCVDELYPGRPYGALDSGFNSVDSGDKRWSGNEPTEELSELPLRVADISREQRQRGTLLANGTHVELEQIDFIDSCVGEEEEEEGRSRAAGGGDGASLSSQFMAYIERRITREGSPVKTNSRTEDTRRHNRNVVDGVTAPSGSQTQRAGGVAGPGGVERVRREAHLAALRYDEERQRNRSLQRDSTKNAAQSPTKCSPESENVYPSRRSTHTDDSALFMVRVWPRPKNPLTTQNK; this is encoded by the exons ATGGCGGCCTCGGTGTTGCTGGGCTCTGTGGTCAACACCGGACACAACTTCACGGTTGGAGGCGGCAGCGGGAATGTTTTAGTCGGGAATAATACCGGAGTGGGACCGGCATCTTGGAACCGTTCTCTGGACCGGGCGCTGGACGAAGCCTCGGCCACCGGGAGCCTGAACCTCAGCGGCAGGAAGCTGAAGGAGTTCCCCCGGAGCGCCGCCAACCACGACCTGACGGACACCACCAGGGCCG atgtgtCTCGTAACCGTCTGCCGGAGCTTCCTCTGGaggtttgtctctttgtgtctctggaGAGTCTGAACCTTTACCAGAACTGTCTGAGGACTCTGCCAGAGAGTCTGCTCAACCTGCAGGCCCTCACCTACCTGAACCTCAg tcggAACCAGCTGTCTATCCTCCCTGCAGTGGTCTGCAGTCTCCCTCTGAAGGTTCTGATCGCCTGCAACAACAAACTGGTTTCTCTTCCAGAAGAAGTGGGACAGCTGAGACACCTCACCGAGCTG GATGTGAGCTGTAATGAGATCCAGACGCTCCCGTCTCAGGTGGGTCAACTGGAGGCTCTACGAGACCTGAACATCAGGAGGAACCTCCTGGTGCACCTACCTCCAG AGCTGGCCGAGCTTCCTCTGGTGCGTCTGGACTTCTCTTGTAACAAAGTGACGTCCATCCCCGTCTGTTACCGGAAGCTCTCTCAGCTGCAGAGCATCGTCCTCGACAACAACCCTCTGCAGACGCCACCTGCACAG ATCTGTATCAAAGGGAAGGTGCACATATTTAAGTTTCTGAACCTGGAGGCCAGCAAGACGACGCCGGAACTACCGGACTACGACAGACGACCTTTGACCTTCAGCTCCTG cgTGGACGAGCTTTACCCCGGACGTCCGTACGGAGCACTGGACTCTGGCTTCAACAGCGTCGACAGCGGAGACAAGAGATGGTCGGGGAACGAG cCCACAGAGGAGCTGTCAGAACTGCCGCTGAGAGTCGCTGACatcagcagagagcagagacagagaggaactCTGCTGGCTAACGGCACAC ATGTGGAGCTGGAGCAGATAGACTTCATCGACAGCTGTgtgggggaggaagaggaggaggaggggaggagtcGAGCTGCAGGCGGGGGGGACGGCGCCAGCCTCAGCTCTCAGTTCATGGCTTACATCGAGAGACGCATCACCAGAGAG GGTTCTCCAGTAAAAACCAACTCGAGGACAGAAGACACGAGGAGACACAACAG GAATGTGGTTGATGGTGTCACAGCGCCCTCTGGCTCCCAGACtcag AGAGCAGGGGGTGTAGCTGGTCCGGGGGGGGTTgagagggtgaggagggaggcTCACCTGGCTGCTCTGAGGTACgacgaggagagacagaggaatcGATCTCTGCAGAGAGACTCCACCAAG AACGCAGCTCAGAGTCCAACAAAGTGCAGTCCAGAGAGTGAG AATGTTTACCCCTCCAGACGCTCCACCCACACAGATGACTCCGCCCTCTTTATGGTAAGAGTTTGGCCACGCCCCAAAAATCCACTAACtactcaaaataaataa